A single region of the Neodiprion pinetum isolate iyNeoPine1 chromosome 5, iyNeoPine1.2, whole genome shotgun sequence genome encodes:
- the LOC124220148 gene encoding aquaporin AQPAe.a-like, producing MADIDCLGLSELDASLIYAMLGEFIGCTAICFFGCGSSMKFDPEAPFYMFSVALTFGLMYTVCTFMFADMSDAHFNPAITAGLMIINETKVLRGALYIVMHLFGCCLGVLLLLCVTPFDRERKFFYRNYTLGYTAPSEYITATQALLIETLVTFMLMLTILLTMRTSNSSVRLFAPFAIGSIFIAGITAFGSNTGGSFNPARSFAPALFARHWNDHWVYWLGPTLGSVVAAFLYKCIFKSAIEEGEELEEEDVMDKPNDEVAKSGEKGSKERRGEEKKL from the exons ATGGCAGACATCGATTGCCTAGGATTAAGTGAGCTGGATGCAAGCCTAATTTACGCCATGCTGGGCGAATTCATCGGATGTACTGCGATATGCTTTTTTGGCTGTGGAAGCTCTATGAAATTTGATCCCGAAGCACCGTTTTATATGTTTAGTGTCGCTCTAACTTTCGGCTTAATGTACACAGTTTGCACATTCATGTTCGCCGACATGTCGGATGCTCACTTCAACCCTGCCATTACTGCAGGACTAATGATCATTAATGAG ACAAAGGTGCTGCGAGGTGCGCTTTACATTGTGATGCATCTATTTGGTTGCTGTCTTGGAGTTTTGTTGCTATTATGCGTAACTCCCTTCGACAGAGAGcggaaatttttctacagaaaTTATACACTCGGATACACAGCTCCCAGCGAGTACATTACAGCCACGCAAGCTTTGCTCATCGAAACGCTAGTCA CATTCATGCTGATGTTGACTATTCTCCTGACAATGCGGACGAGTAACTCGAGTGTTCGTTTATTCGCACCTTTCGCGATTGGATCGATTTTTATAGCCGGTATCACCGCTTTTGGCTCAAACACCGGCGGATCATTTAATCCGGCAAGAAGTTTTGCACCAGCTCTGTTTGCCAGACACTGGAACGATCATTgg GTCTACTGGTTGGGACCGACTCTCGGTTCGGTGGTAGCCGCTTTTTTATACAAATGCATATTCAAGTCAGCAATTGAAGAGGGGGAAGAATTGGAAGAAGAAGACGTAATGGATAAACCCAACGATGAGGTAGCAAAATCGGGAGAAAAAGGatcgaaagaaagaagaggggaagaaaagaaactgtGA